In Arthrobacter sp. UKPF54-2, the following are encoded in one genomic region:
- a CDS encoding aminoglycoside phosphotransferase family protein, whose translation MPPAPLEPDDAVVQFLVKDQRPDLADRPLVRLTNGWDNATFRLGDELAVRLPRRAEAVPLILHEQRYLPGIARRSPVALPVPVHAGRPTSDFPYPWSIVRWVPGTGAADVGPAGRGPAAEGLADFLLALHVPADTGVPVNPFRGVPLPDRGAAVVERLRDRGRYPQAAALRAVWARACAAQAWDGPPMMLHGDLHPGNILLADDGSLAGVIDFGDVGAGDPAVDLAVGWLMFDAGARQRFMDALGPAVDGDTWLRARGWALILSTALLSNSDDNPRMLSVGEFGIRQILEG comes from the coding sequence ATGCCGCCAGCCCCGCTGGAACCGGATGACGCCGTCGTCCAGTTCCTCGTCAAGGACCAGCGGCCCGATCTCGCAGACCGTCCTCTGGTGCGGCTCACGAATGGCTGGGACAACGCGACCTTCCGGCTCGGCGACGAGCTCGCTGTCCGGCTGCCGCGCAGGGCAGAGGCCGTGCCGCTGATTCTCCATGAGCAGCGCTATCTTCCCGGCATTGCCCGCCGCTCCCCGGTGGCGCTTCCCGTTCCCGTTCATGCCGGCCGGCCGACGTCTGACTTTCCCTACCCGTGGAGCATCGTTCGGTGGGTCCCCGGAACCGGTGCGGCCGACGTCGGCCCCGCAGGCCGCGGGCCAGCCGCTGAAGGCCTGGCCGATTTCCTCCTGGCCCTGCACGTGCCTGCCGACACCGGCGTCCCCGTGAATCCTTTCCGCGGCGTGCCGCTGCCGGACCGTGGCGCTGCAGTGGTGGAACGGCTCCGGGACCGCGGACGCTACCCGCAGGCGGCGGCGCTGAGGGCGGTGTGGGCGCGGGCGTGTGCCGCCCAGGCCTGGGACGGTCCGCCGATGATGCTCCATGGGGACCTTCACCCGGGCAACATCCTGCTGGCGGACGACGGCTCGCTGGCCGGCGTCATCGATTTCGGCGACGTCGGGGCAGGGGACCCGGCCGTCGATCTTGCGGTGGGATGGCTGATGTTCGACGCCGGCGCCCGCCAGCGCTTTATGGACGCCTTGGGCCCAGCAGTGGACGGGGACACCTGGCTGAGGGCCCGGGGCTGGGCCCTCATCCTGTCCACCGCCCTGCTGAGCAACTCCGACGACAACCCCCGGATGCTCTCCGTGGGGGAGTTCGGGATCAGGCAGATCCTGGAAGGCTGA